Proteins from a single region of Chryseobacterium sp. T16E-39:
- a CDS encoding ZIP family metal transporter, with protein MIVLLLILSVIAGLFLGKHFGKKEKLAKNLLILSAGFLITICLNEVFPQVYTSEKSNVIGIFVILGVLLQMILEALTKGFEHGHFHHHSEHNILPAALMVGLFVHAFIEGIPLANEKVVLSPYLLGIVFHNIPISFILGAFLFNRKEGQSKPLYPTYMIIALFALASPLGMLLGNYFNPDLQPYFLAIVGGIFLHISSVIIFESNKNHNIDWVKIGLVIVGVSLALSMHVFHSHPPVSPH; from the coding sequence ATCATAGTTCTTTTACTGATTCTAAGTGTAATTGCAGGGTTATTCCTTGGAAAGCATTTTGGTAAAAAAGAAAAGCTCGCTAAAAACCTTTTGATTTTAAGTGCGGGTTTCCTGATTACCATTTGTTTAAATGAAGTTTTCCCACAGGTATACACTTCAGAAAAAAGCAATGTTATTGGTATCTTTGTTATTTTAGGAGTCTTACTGCAAATGATCCTGGAAGCTTTAACCAAAGGTTTTGAGCATGGTCATTTCCATCACCATAGTGAACATAATATTCTTCCTGCAGCTTTAATGGTAGGCTTATTCGTCCACGCTTTCATAGAGGGAATTCCTCTTGCCAATGAAAAAGTGGTGTTATCTCCTTATCTGTTAGGAATTGTTTTTCATAATATTCCGATTTCTTTTATTCTGGGTGCATTTTTATTCAACAGGAAAGAAGGTCAAAGCAAGCCGTTGTATCCTACTTATATGATCATTGCTTTGTTTGCTCTTGCTTCTCCCCTGGGAATGCTATTGGGTAATTATTTCAATCCGGATCTGCAACCTTACTTCTTAGCTATCGTGGGAGGAATCTTCCTGCATATCTCTTCAGTAATTATTTTTGAAAGCAATAAAAATCATAATATTGACTGGGTAAAAATAGGACTGGTCATTGTTGGGGTTTCACTGGCCCTTAGCATGCATGTTTTCCATTCCCATCCTCCTGTTTCCCCACACTAA
- a CDS encoding class I SAM-dependent methyltransferase, which translates to MEWFESWFDTPYYHLLYSNRDYTEAENFITELTASLQLPPSSKIIDLACGKGRHSVFLNKLGYDVLGLDLSRQSIEFDKQFENQTLIFNVHDMRNPIDADPMDAVFNLFTSFGYFDHESDDRKVFQSVYSVLKPGGYFVLDYLNEEYVRSKMVPESVVSRGDIDFKIRKKIEGRHIVKDIRFESEGKPYHFFEKVKLHTLEEINSYAVECGFERIKIWGDYQLNDFKKETSPRCINLFKKKS; encoded by the coding sequence ATGGAATGGTTTGAATCTTGGTTTGATACCCCTTATTATCATTTACTTTATAGCAACAGAGACTATACAGAAGCTGAAAACTTTATTACAGAGCTTACTGCAAGCCTTCAATTGCCACCTTCTTCTAAAATTATCGACTTAGCCTGCGGAAAAGGAAGACACTCTGTTTTTCTTAATAAATTGGGGTATGATGTTTTGGGGCTTGATCTATCAAGACAAAGTATAGAATTTGATAAGCAATTTGAAAATCAGACGCTTATATTCAACGTCCATGACATGAGAAATCCTATAGATGCGGATCCTATGGATGCTGTTTTCAATTTATTTACAAGTTTCGGGTATTTTGATCACGAAAGTGATGATCGGAAAGTTTTTCAATCCGTTTATTCTGTTTTAAAACCCGGAGGCTATTTTGTATTGGATTATCTTAATGAAGAATATGTCCGGAGCAAAATGGTTCCTGAGTCTGTGGTCAGTCGTGGAGACATTGATTTTAAAATCCGGAAAAAAATTGAAGGAAGGCACATTGTCAAAGATATACGATTCGAATCAGAAGGCAAACCTTATCATTTCTTCGAAAAAGTGAAACTTCACACATTGGAAGAGATCAATTCTTACGCAGTAGAATGCGGCTTTGAACGGATCAAAATTTGGGGTGATTATCAATTGAATGATTTTAAAAAAGAAACTTCACCACGCTGTATCAATTTATTTAAGAAAAAATCATGA